One window of Leptospira wolbachii serovar Codice str. CDC genomic DNA carries:
- the rpsG gene encoding 30S ribosomal protein S7: MSRRRGKVEPRHIEGDPKYNDKVISKFINCLMVDGKKSVAEAVFYEALEVIAKKTGQDPFAVFQEALENAKPQVEVKSRRVGGVTYQVPIEVRPERRLALGIRWLIRYSRGRNEKSMKNKLAAEFMEAQKGTGSAIKKKEDIRKMADANKAFSHYRW; encoded by the coding sequence ATGTCTAGAAGAAGAGGAAAAGTTGAACCACGCCACATCGAAGGCGATCCTAAATACAACGACAAAGTGATTTCTAAATTTATCAACTGCCTAATGGTAGATGGTAAAAAAAGTGTCGCCGAAGCTGTGTTCTACGAAGCTTTAGAAGTAATTGCGAAAAAAACTGGCCAAGACCCTTTTGCCGTTTTCCAAGAAGCTTTGGAAAACGCGAAACCACAAGTGGAAGTAAAATCCCGCCGAGTGGGTGGTGTCACTTACCAAGTTCCTATTGAAGTTCGTCCAGAAAGACGACTTGCTCTTGGAATCAGATGGCTCATTCGTTACAGCCGTGGCAGAAACGAAAAATCTATGAAGAACAAATTGGCTGCAGAATTTATGGAAGCGCAAAAAGGCACTGGATCTGCGATCAAGAAAAAAGAAGATATCAGAAAGATGGCAGATGCCAACAAGGCTTTCTCCCACTACCGCTGGTAA
- a CDS encoding elongation factor G-like protein, with amino-acid sequence MSYRTVGIFAHIDSGKTTLTERILFEAGKISAVGSIEDGNTESDSLQEEIERGISIRTTFHTIPWKTTFGEFQIQIVDTPGHIDFRNQVTDLLPAMETAIVVLEAGSVVQSQARLVIEELLLAKVPMVFFINKLDRFGEDYLDTLVSLEEILKGAPVCLFQKNESGKMDYYLGASELFPKSVKEELMAWDDELVLSSWNDPSGQTDFSKIGLRTGPKEAKLYPVYGGSAKTGEGVRELLDLVLWTEPKSPLPEEGIPLLVLSRRTDEELGRYSVVYPNIDTTVALLNALAKKTRDPSVIPSFFSENGFSFVDPETLEPISTLQQGKLVLLKENSGLISYPGQALRFRSNKDELADSNLSLRIPSPFSVVIEPEHSGDKEFWLCRLEELVWEDPGYQLQNKEDTGQLVLLGRGELHLEIGIRRIRERTEKKLNFSSINIAKIELLKKMSHKVALEHRAFEDQKSSGALIAVLEDTADFSKQIAFEVSLPEEVKNSIETSFQEACLHGFYGQEVAGLKLRILSYEMPTGDLHTTLTLLKVAILAGVKELFPSNTYLVGPLTEVDVMVDADHLGVVLSDLSRRNAKVVSIEEAVAGKSHLKANAPAQNLLGFSGALRNMTKGIGISWERTAFTSEFYAVLKE; translated from the coding sequence ATGAGCTACCGAACTGTTGGAATATTTGCCCATATCGATTCAGGGAAAACAACTCTCACGGAACGAATTTTGTTCGAAGCGGGGAAAATCTCTGCCGTCGGTTCCATTGAAGATGGAAACACGGAATCCGATAGTTTGCAGGAAGAAATCGAAAGGGGAATCTCCATTCGGACTACCTTCCATACCATTCCTTGGAAAACTACCTTTGGTGAATTCCAGATCCAAATTGTAGACACTCCGGGGCATATAGACTTTCGAAACCAAGTCACTGACCTTTTGCCGGCGATGGAAACTGCCATTGTAGTTTTGGAAGCAGGATCCGTAGTACAATCCCAAGCACGTCTTGTGATCGAGGAACTGCTGTTGGCAAAGGTTCCTATGGTTTTCTTTATTAATAAACTCGATCGGTTTGGTGAGGACTATCTAGATACGCTCGTTTCTTTGGAAGAAATCCTAAAAGGAGCCCCGGTTTGTCTTTTTCAAAAAAATGAATCGGGAAAGATGGACTACTATCTGGGGGCATCGGAACTCTTTCCGAAATCAGTAAAAGAGGAGCTGATGGCATGGGACGATGAACTAGTTTTATCTTCCTGGAATGACCCTTCGGGCCAAACTGACTTTTCTAAGATTGGGCTGCGCACGGGACCGAAGGAGGCGAAACTCTATCCAGTTTATGGTGGTTCTGCCAAAACGGGGGAAGGGGTTCGAGAACTTCTGGATCTTGTTCTTTGGACGGAGCCGAAATCTCCGTTACCCGAGGAAGGGATTCCCCTTTTGGTTCTCTCGAGGAGGACGGACGAAGAGTTAGGACGGTATTCCGTGGTCTATCCAAACATTGATACCACAGTCGCACTGCTAAACGCCCTTGCCAAAAAAACAAGAGATCCGTCTGTGATTCCGTCTTTCTTTTCAGAAAACGGATTTTCGTTTGTGGACCCAGAGACCTTAGAACCAATCTCTACCTTGCAGCAAGGAAAACTTGTTTTGTTAAAAGAGAACTCTGGCCTAATTTCTTATCCCGGGCAGGCTTTACGATTTCGATCCAACAAAGACGAGCTAGCTGATTCCAATCTCTCCCTTCGGATTCCTAGTCCCTTCTCTGTCGTGATCGAACCGGAACATTCTGGAGATAAGGAGTTTTGGTTATGTCGCTTGGAGGAGCTTGTTTGGGAAGATCCAGGATACCAACTCCAAAACAAGGAAGATACCGGACAATTGGTACTCCTGGGAAGAGGGGAGCTACATTTAGAGATCGGAATCCGCAGAATTCGAGAGAGAACTGAAAAAAAACTCAATTTCAGTTCGATAAACATTGCCAAAATAGAGCTTCTAAAAAAAATGTCTCATAAGGTTGCCCTAGAGCATCGTGCCTTTGAAGACCAAAAGTCAAGCGGCGCGCTCATCGCAGTCCTGGAAGATACTGCCGACTTTTCGAAGCAAATTGCCTTCGAGGTAAGTCTTCCGGAAGAAGTAAAAAATTCGATAGAAACATCCTTTCAGGAAGCCTGCTTACACGGGTTTTACGGTCAGGAAGTTGCCGGTCTCAAATTGCGTATTCTCTCCTATGAGATGCCAACAGGAGATTTGCATACCACTTTAACGTTATTGAAAGTAGCGATACTTGCGGGCGTAAAGGAATTGTTTCCTTCAAACACATACTTGGTCGGACCCCTCACGGAAGTAGATGTGATGGTGGACGCAGACCACTTAGGTGTAGTTCTTTCTGATCTAAGTCGCAGAAATGCCAAGGTGGTATCCATCGAGGAAGCTGTGGCAGGGAAGAGTCACTTAAAAGCCAATGCACCGGCCCAAAACCTGCTTGGCTTTTCAGGGGCTCTTAGAAACATGACCAAAGGGATTGGCATTTCTTGGGAAAGGACTGCTTTTACCTCTGAATTTTATGCAGTTTTAAAGGAGTAA
- the tuf gene encoding elongation factor Tu, translating into MAKEKFDRSKPHLNIGTIGHVDHGKTTLTAAITTTLAKLVGGKNKAIAYDQIDNAPEEKARGITIATSHQEYETPNRHYAHVDCPGHADYVKNMITGAAQMDAAILVVSATDGAMPQTKEHILLARQVGVPYIVVYLNKADMLAADERDDMVEMVKEEIKDLLNKYNFPGDKTPFISGSALKALEGEDSDLGMKSIIKLMEAVDTYVPNPTRIVDKPFLMPVEDVFSITGRGTVATGRVEQGVLKINDEIEIVGIRDTTKSVVTGIEMFRKLLDQAEAGDNIGALLRGTKKEDIERGQVLAKPGTITPHRKFKAEVYVLTKDEGGRHTPFFNNYRPQFYFRTTDITGVCNLPGGMEMVMPGDNVTMSIELIHPIAMDQGLKFAIREGGRTIGSGVVAEIVE; encoded by the coding sequence ATGGCTAAAGAAAAATTTGACCGTTCAAAACCACACTTAAACATCGGAACAATTGGTCACGTTGACCACGGTAAAACAACCCTGACCGCAGCGATCACAACAACGCTTGCCAAGTTAGTGGGTGGAAAAAACAAAGCGATTGCTTACGACCAAATCGACAACGCGCCCGAAGAAAAGGCTCGTGGGATTACTATTGCAACGTCTCACCAGGAGTATGAAACTCCTAACCGTCACTACGCACACGTAGATTGCCCGGGACACGCGGACTATGTTAAAAACATGATTACTGGTGCTGCTCAGATGGACGCTGCGATTCTCGTAGTATCTGCAACTGACGGTGCTATGCCACAAACTAAAGAACACATCCTTCTTGCTCGCCAAGTAGGGGTTCCTTACATCGTGGTTTACCTAAACAAAGCGGACATGCTTGCTGCTGATGAAAGAGACGATATGGTGGAGATGGTTAAAGAGGAAATCAAAGACCTTCTTAACAAATACAACTTCCCTGGTGATAAAACACCTTTCATCTCCGGTTCTGCATTAAAAGCACTTGAAGGTGAAGATTCTGACCTAGGTATGAAATCCATTATTAAACTAATGGAAGCAGTTGATACTTACGTTCCAAACCCTACACGTATCGTTGATAAACCTTTCCTAATGCCAGTTGAGGACGTATTCTCAATCACTGGTCGTGGAACTGTTGCAACTGGTCGTGTTGAGCAAGGTGTTCTTAAGATCAACGATGAGATCGAGATTGTTGGTATTCGTGATACTACAAAATCAGTTGTTACTGGTATTGAAATGTTCCGTAAACTACTCGATCAAGCAGAAGCTGGAGACAACATTGGTGCTCTTCTTCGCGGAACTAAAAAAGAAGACATCGAAAGAGGTCAAGTTCTTGCGAAACCAGGAACTATCACTCCACACAGAAAATTTAAAGCGGAAGTTTACGTTCTTACTAAAGACGAAGGTGGACGTCATACTCCATTCTTTAACAACTACCGTCCTCAATTCTATTTCAGAACTACAGACATCACTGGTGTTTGTAACCTTCCTGGTGGAATGGAGATGGTTATGCCGGGAGATAACGTTACGATGTCTATCGAACTTATCCACCCGATCGCTATGGACCAAGGTTTGAAGTTCGCTATCCGTGAGGGTGGAAGAACGATTGGTTCTGGTGTTGTTGCGGAGATCGTCGAGTAA
- the rpsJ gene encoding 30S ribosomal protein S10 — protein MAGQRIRVKLKAFDHRLIDQSTFKIVATAKRTGATVSGPIPLPTKKEIYTVLRSPHVNKKAREQFEMRTHKRLIDILNTNEDTVEALMKLQLPAGVSVDIKS, from the coding sequence ATGGCTGGACAAAGAATTCGCGTTAAGTTAAAAGCTTTCGATCATCGGTTGATTGACCAATCAACCTTTAAGATCGTTGCGACTGCGAAGAGGACCGGGGCTACTGTCTCCGGTCCAATCCCGCTTCCAACGAAAAAAGAAATCTACACGGTATTACGTTCTCCGCACGTGAATAAAAAAGCTAGAGAACAATTTGAAATGAGAACTCACAAGAGACTCATCGATATTTTAAATACGAATGAAGATACGGTAGAAGCCCTGATGAAGCTTCAACTCCCTGCTGGAGTTTCCGTAGATATTAAATCCTAA
- the rplC gene encoding 50S ribosomal protein L3: MAKGLIGEKLGMAHIFNNEGKMVTVTVLRVGPCFVSQVKTSANDGYEAVQLAFGDAKEKHMTKAEVGHIKKANIAAPKKTLIEFKGFEDVAVGAEVKLADVFALNDTVKVTGTSKGKGTQGVVKRHGFAGGPAGHGSRFQRHPGSIGSNTTPGRVFKGLKMGGRMGSEQSTVRNLKVVKIDADSNLVFVSGPVPGRERGIVTIEKIG; encoded by the coding sequence ATGGCTAAAGGTTTAATCGGCGAAAAATTGGGCATGGCCCACATATTCAATAACGAAGGTAAGATGGTTACTGTAACCGTTTTACGCGTGGGTCCTTGTTTTGTGTCCCAGGTAAAAACATCTGCGAACGACGGTTATGAAGCCGTTCAACTAGCATTTGGTGATGCCAAGGAAAAACACATGACGAAGGCCGAAGTTGGACACATAAAAAAAGCAAACATTGCTGCTCCGAAAAAAACTCTGATTGAATTCAAAGGTTTTGAAGACGTAGCGGTTGGCGCAGAAGTAAAACTGGCTGATGTATTTGCTTTGAACGACACGGTGAAAGTAACCGGAACTTCCAAGGGTAAGGGAACTCAAGGTGTTGTAAAACGCCATGGATTTGCTGGTGGACCTGCAGGACACGGTTCTAGGTTTCAAAGACACCCTGGTTCTATTGGTTCCAACACAACTCCTGGACGTGTGTTCAAGGGTTTGAAGATGGGTGGAAGAATGGGTTCTGAACAGAGCACCGTTCGTAACTTGAAAGTAGTAAAAATTGATGCAGATTCCAATTTGGTTTTTGTATCCGGTCCGGTTCCAGGAAGAGAACGCGGTATCGTTACGATAGAAAAAATCGGATAG
- the rplD gene encoding 50S ribosomal protein L4: protein MKARKYNKEGVFVSEVELPAELFATGISLGAIYDAVKAENANNRQGTHSTKDRSEVRGGGIKPWAQKGTGRARQGSIRAPHFVGGGIIHGPKPRDYSSNLSRSVKKKAVLSILNKKAEENRIAIIEDVEPSSYSTKSIYNILKNMEIAEKGNVGIVVAGENQFLKKSTRNIENLKYVNSKRVVCRDILYNNNLVISESALKELQAQYSKKG from the coding sequence ATGAAAGCGCGTAAATACAATAAAGAAGGCGTATTCGTAAGCGAAGTTGAACTTCCGGCAGAACTTTTTGCTACCGGCATTTCGCTTGGAGCCATCTATGATGCGGTAAAAGCTGAAAATGCGAACAATAGACAAGGAACACATTCTACTAAGGATCGTTCTGAAGTTCGCGGTGGGGGAATCAAACCTTGGGCTCAAAAAGGAACTGGTCGCGCACGACAAGGTTCCATCAGAGCACCTCATTTCGTTGGTGGTGGTATCATTCATGGACCAAAACCAAGAGATTATTCCTCTAACTTGTCACGCAGCGTAAAGAAAAAGGCTGTTCTCTCCATCCTTAACAAAAAGGCAGAAGAAAACAGAATCGCGATCATAGAAGACGTAGAACCTTCTTCTTACTCCACGAAATCCATCTACAACATTTTGAAGAACATGGAAATCGCAGAGAAGGGTAACGTGGGTATTGTGGTAGCTGGTGAAAACCAATTCCTCAAAAAATCCACTCGCAATATAGAGAACCTCAAATATGTGAACAGCAAACGAGTCGTTTGCCGAGACATCCTCTATAATAACAATTTAGTAATCTCTGAAAGCGCTTTGAAAGAGCTTCAGGCACAGTATTCTAAGAAAGGATAA
- a CDS encoding 50S ribosomal protein L23 translates to MNLENVILSPVVTEKSQDLQTIGERMGKRTVKYTFKVHPDANKTLIKQALKQMYNVVPTAVNVAVYRGKMKRFRNMPSPRPHYKKAVVTFADGANLDFAKV, encoded by the coding sequence GTGAACCTAGAGAATGTAATCTTATCACCAGTTGTTACTGAAAAGTCACAAGACCTTCAAACAATTGGAGAACGTATGGGAAAAAGAACTGTGAAGTATACGTTCAAAGTCCACCCGGATGCGAACAAAACTTTGATCAAACAGGCTCTGAAACAAATGTATAACGTAGTTCCTACTGCTGTAAACGTCGCAGTTTACCGTGGGAAAATGAAACGTTTTAGAAACATGCCGTCCCCAAGACCTCACTACAAAAAAGCTGTAGTGACGTTTGCTGACGGAGCAAATTTGGATTTTGCTAAGGTTTAA
- the rplB gene encoding 50S ribosomal protein L2, with amino-acid sequence MGIRKLKPTTQSSRFYSVLDFKEITEVVPYKPLTANVSYKAGRDNKGRIAVRRKGGRNKRKFRIIDFKRNKFGIPATVKTIEYDPNRSAFIALICYADGEYRYILAPNGLKVGDKIESGPAAEIKLGNTLPLDKIPAGTNVHNIELHIGKGGQIARTAGSFAVISAKDGDYVSLKLPSSEIRKVRKECLATIGELSNKDHNLVIIGKAGRNRWLGKRPKVRGVVMNPVDHPLGGGEGRTSGGRHPVTPWGKPTKGFKTRKTRPSDRFIVQRRKKNRNR; translated from the coding sequence ATGGGAATTAGAAAACTTAAACCCACTACGCAATCTAGCCGCTTTTACTCGGTTTTAGATTTCAAAGAAATCACAGAAGTGGTGCCTTATAAACCTCTAACAGCAAATGTATCTTACAAAGCTGGTCGGGACAATAAGGGGCGAATTGCTGTTAGACGGAAAGGTGGACGTAACAAAAGAAAGTTCCGGATCATCGATTTCAAACGTAATAAATTTGGGATTCCTGCGACTGTGAAAACAATCGAATATGATCCAAACCGTTCTGCGTTTATCGCACTTATTTGTTATGCTGATGGTGAATATCGTTACATTTTAGCTCCTAACGGACTGAAAGTGGGGGACAAAATTGAATCAGGTCCCGCTGCTGAGATCAAACTAGGAAACACACTTCCTTTAGATAAAATCCCTGCAGGAACAAACGTTCACAACATTGAACTACATATCGGAAAAGGCGGTCAAATCGCTCGCACAGCAGGATCTTTTGCTGTGATCTCCGCAAAAGATGGTGACTATGTATCTCTTAAACTTCCTTCTTCGGAAATCCGTAAGGTTCGTAAAGAGTGCTTAGCAACTATCGGAGAGCTTTCTAATAAAGACCATAACTTGGTCATCATTGGTAAAGCGGGTCGTAACCGTTGGTTAGGTAAAAGACCGAAAGTTAGAGGGGTCGTTATGAACCCTGTGGACCACCCACTCGGTGGTGGTGAAGGTAGAACTTCCGGAGGTCGCCATCCAGTGACTCCTTGGGGTAAACCTACGAAGGGATTTAAAACACGTAAGACGAGACCGTCTGACCGTTTTATCGTCCAAAGACGTAAGAAAAACAGGAATAGGTAG
- the rpsS gene encoding 30S ribosomal protein S19, protein MARSLKKGPFIDDHLMKKITKLNSEGKKTPFKSWSRRSTIYPDMIGHTVMIHNGKAFVPVYVNENMIGHKLGEFAPTRTFKGHGGDKKVAKK, encoded by the coding sequence ATGGCTAGAAGCTTAAAAAAAGGTCCGTTCATTGACGACCACCTCATGAAAAAAATAACCAAGTTAAACTCTGAAGGGAAAAAAACTCCCTTCAAGTCTTGGTCCAGAAGAAGTACCATTTATCCAGACATGATCGGTCACACCGTAATGATTCATAATGGCAAAGCGTTTGTTCCTGTTTATGTTAACGAAAACATGATCGGTCACAAACTCGGTGAATTTGCTCCCACTAGAACCTTCAAAGGCCATGGTGGAGACAAAAAAGTTGCGAAGAAATAG
- the rplV gene encoding 50S ribosomal protein L22, whose protein sequence is MEAKAVGKHLRISARKARLVADEVRGYDYKEAIDILRFTNKAASSMIINLLNSAVANAVQMNESLDPSSLYVKKIYVDDGPIMKRFRPRARGRASRIRKRLSHITVVVSEIEKKAV, encoded by the coding sequence ATGGAAGCAAAAGCAGTAGGAAAACACCTCAGAATTTCTGCCAGAAAAGCTCGCCTGGTTGCAGATGAAGTTCGTGGATACGATTACAAGGAAGCCATTGATATCTTGCGTTTTACAAATAAAGCAGCAAGTTCAATGATCATCAACCTTTTGAACTCGGCAGTGGCGAACGCCGTCCAAATGAACGAAAGTTTGGATCCAAGTTCACTATACGTGAAAAAAATCTATGTGGATGACGGCCCTATTATGAAACGTTTCCGTCCAAGAGCGCGCGGTCGTGCTTCTAGGATCCGTAAACGCCTTAGCCACATCACCGTTGTAGTATCTGAAATCGAAAAGAAGGCAGTTTAA
- the rpsC gene encoding 30S ribosomal protein S3: MGQKVNPIGLRIGITRNWDSIWYSKQDYIKNLHEDIKIRRFLQKKFKNASVVKIVIERFPEKINVNLHTSKPGMVIGQKGQNIEAVKQELKKLADKPIGMNIIEVKKPEIIAQAIAETVALQIEQRMPFRRVMKAELRRAMRGGVEGVKIQISGRLNGADMARTEKYMEGRVPLHTLRAKIDFGFKEALTTFGQIGVKVWTYTGDYFPTNKEETDEDKYAVKRRTS; encoded by the coding sequence ATGGGTCAGAAAGTAAATCCAATCGGGCTACGAATCGGAATCACACGTAATTGGGATTCAATTTGGTATTCCAAACAAGATTACATTAAAAATCTTCACGAAGATATCAAGATCCGTAGGTTCCTTCAGAAGAAATTCAAAAACGCATCCGTTGTTAAGATCGTAATCGAAAGATTTCCTGAGAAAATCAACGTGAACCTCCATACTTCTAAACCAGGTATGGTGATTGGTCAAAAAGGCCAAAACATCGAAGCGGTTAAACAAGAGCTTAAAAAACTCGCTGATAAGCCGATTGGAATGAACATCATCGAAGTGAAGAAACCGGAAATCATTGCGCAAGCAATTGCAGAAACGGTAGCTCTTCAAATCGAACAAAGGATGCCATTTCGTCGAGTGATGAAAGCGGAACTTCGTCGTGCGATGCGCGGTGGAGTGGAAGGTGTAAAAATCCAAATCTCCGGACGTTTGAACGGAGCGGATATGGCAAGAACTGAAAAGTATATGGAAGGACGAGTTCCTCTTCATACTCTCCGTGCCAAAATCGACTTTGGATTCAAAGAAGCCCTCACGACTTTCGGTCAGATCGGTGTGAAGGTATGGACTTATACAGGTGACTACTTCCCGACCAATAAGGAAGAGACCGACGAAGACAAATACGCTGTAAAACGTAGAACGAGTTAA
- the rplP gene encoding 50S ribosomal protein L16 — translation MLAPKRVKFRKRQRGRLKGKDERGSYVAFGEYGLKAISSGRITARQIEAARITINRQVKRGGKLWIRIFPHLPITKKPAETRMGKGKGNPEFWIAEIRPGRVLFEMAGIDEETARKALHLAAFKLPVETSFVKRNVL, via the coding sequence ATGTTAGCACCTAAACGAGTAAAATTTAGAAAACGCCAAAGAGGGCGCTTGAAAGGTAAGGACGAAAGAGGTTCTTACGTTGCGTTCGGAGAATATGGTTTAAAAGCTATTTCTTCCGGTCGTATCACAGCGCGACAAATCGAAGCTGCAAGGATTACTATCAACCGCCAAGTAAAACGAGGTGGGAAATTGTGGATCCGTATCTTCCCTCATCTTCCTATCACTAAAAAACCTGCCGAAACTCGTATGGGTAAAGGTAAAGGTAACCCGGAATTCTGGATTGCAGAGATTCGCCCGGGCCGCGTTCTTTTTGAAATGGCGGGTATTGATGAAGAAACAGCAAGAAAAGCTCTTCATTTGGCAGCCTTCAAACTGCCAGTAGAAACTTCATTTGTTAAGAGGAACGTTCTATGA
- the rpmC gene encoding 50S ribosomal protein L29: MKDDFKSLSPEDLKKEILSSSEEVRKARFQFGVTRSLENPKLIRNHKKRIAQALTVLREKELTAKGKLKQIAPKAGSAPKAAKTSKGKKK; encoded by the coding sequence ATGAAAGACGATTTTAAGTCACTTTCTCCAGAAGATTTAAAGAAAGAAATTCTCTCCTCTTCCGAAGAAGTAAGAAAAGCAAGATTCCAGTTTGGTGTTACAAGATCTCTTGAGAACCCTAAACTAATCCGAAATCATAAGAAGAGAATTGCCCAAGCATTGACTGTCCTTCGTGAGAAGGAACTAACAGCAAAAGGCAAACTCAAACAAATCGCACCAAAAGCTGGTTCAGCTCCCAAAGCTGCCAAAACTAGCAAAGGTAAGAAGAAGTAG
- the rpsQ gene encoding 30S ribosomal protein S17 gives MEDKNSKKSLTIQGVVVSDAMEKTVVIEIITRKVHPRFKKIMTRTSRVKVHDEKNECQVGDRVIAVETRPLSKQKHHKLVKVIEKAKLV, from the coding sequence ATGGAAGATAAAAACTCTAAAAAGTCTTTAACCATTCAGGGTGTAGTAGTGAGCGATGCTATGGAAAAAACCGTAGTGATCGAAATCATCACAAGAAAAGTGCACCCACGGTTTAAGAAAATTATGACCCGTACTTCACGCGTGAAAGTTCACGATGAGAAGAACGAGTGTCAAGTTGGTGATCGAGTCATCGCTGTGGAAACAAGACCACTTTCTAAACAGAAACACCATAAACTTGTAAAGGTAATTGAGAAGGCTAAATTAGTATGA
- the rplN gene encoding 50S ribosomal protein L14, producing MIQQETILQVADNSGVKKVMCVKVLGGSKKRYATLGDEIIVAVKEAQPAYGLRDGQGKKVHNKAVQRAVVVRTKKEVRRPDGTYIRFDDNAVAIIDDKGNPKGTRIFGPVARELRDKKYMKIISLAPEVL from the coding sequence ATGATTCAACAAGAAACTATTTTACAAGTAGCCGATAACTCGGGTGTGAAAAAAGTCATGTGCGTAAAAGTGCTTGGCGGTTCCAAAAAACGCTACGCAACGCTTGGTGACGAAATAATCGTCGCTGTTAAGGAAGCACAACCTGCATACGGTCTTCGTGACGGGCAGGGTAAAAAAGTGCATAACAAAGCGGTTCAAAGAGCAGTTGTTGTAAGAACGAAAAAAGAAGTTCGTCGTCCAGACGGAACTTACATTCGTTTCGATGACAATGCTGTTGCCATCATTGATGACAAAGGGAATCCAAAAGGAACCAGGATCTTCGGACCTGTTGCCCGTGAACTTCGCGATAAAAAATACATGAAAATTATATCTCTCGCTCCGGAGGTTCTCTAG
- the rplX gene encoding 50S ribosomal protein L24, whose translation MAAKLAYRGSEPTKFKKAKIKKDDEVLVISGKEKGKKGKVLAIDKRKDRVYIEGVNKRKRFVRPTQENPQGGAIEIEFPIHISNVMFHDTKAENKAKPKKKIKAVRLGFVKKDGKSIRVTRPEGKEV comes from the coding sequence ATGGCAGCTAAATTAGCATATAGAGGCTCCGAGCCCACTAAATTCAAAAAAGCGAAAATCAAAAAGGACGATGAAGTTCTTGTGATTTCCGGAAAAGAAAAAGGGAAAAAAGGGAAAGTTCTAGCTATCGACAAACGCAAAGACCGCGTTTATATCGAAGGTGTGAACAAAAGAAAGAGATTCGTAAGACCAACCCAAGAGAACCCTCAAGGTGGAGCGATCGAAATCGAATTCCCAATCCATATCTCCAATGTGATGTTTCACGACACCAAAGCAGAGAACAAGGCGAAGCCAAAGAAGAAAATTAAGGCTGTACGCTTGGGCTTTGTCAAGAAGGATGGTAAATCCATCCGAGTGACTCGACCTGAAGGGAAAGAAGTATAA
- the rplE gene encoding 50S ribosomal protein L5 yields the protein MVPRLKSKYEKEIRPTLQKSLGFQSVMRVPKLEKIVINVGMGEAHTNPKAMEACLLEIGQITGQRPVKTFAKKSIAGFKVREGMVLGCKVTLRGHHMYEFLDRFINVALPRVRDFRGVNPKGFDGRGNYNLSVREQIIFPEIHFDKINTIYGINITFVTNTEVDKEAFELFQAFGMPYRAAGK from the coding sequence ATGGTACCTAGGCTTAAATCAAAATACGAGAAGGAAATCCGTCCTACACTCCAAAAGTCACTCGGCTTTCAAAGTGTAATGCGAGTTCCCAAACTTGAAAAAATCGTAATCAACGTTGGTATGGGCGAAGCTCACACAAACCCAAAAGCGATGGAAGCTTGTTTGTTAGAAATTGGTCAAATTACAGGCCAAAGACCAGTAAAAACTTTCGCTAAGAAGTCCATTGCGGGTTTCAAAGTGAGAGAAGGAATGGTGCTTGGTTGCAAAGTTACCCTTCGCGGTCATCATATGTATGAGTTCCTTGACAGATTCATAAACGTGGCTCTTCCACGGGTTCGTGACTTTCGCGGTGTAAACCCCAAAGGTTTCGATGGTCGAGGAAATTACAATCTGTCCGTAAGAGAACAGATCATCTTCCCTGAGATTCATTTTGATAAAATCAATACGATCTACGGGATCAATATCACTTTCGTAACGAACACGGAAGTGGACAAAGAAGCGTTCGAATTATTCCAAGCCTTCGGTATGCCTTACCGTGCGGCAGGTAAGTAG
- a CDS encoding type Z 30S ribosomal protein S14, translating into MAKKSMMERHAKEQKFKVREYNRCPLCGRSRAYLRRFDMCRLCFRDLASKAQIPGVKKSSW; encoded by the coding sequence ATGGCGAAAAAATCAATGATGGAACGCCACGCCAAAGAGCAAAAATTCAAAGTGAGAGAGTACAATCGTTGCCCTCTTTGTGGTCGATCACGCGCTTATTTGCGCCGCTTTGATATGTGTCGTCTTTGCTTCCGGGACCTTGCTAGCAAGGCTCAGATTCCCGGTGTGAAAAAGTCCTCCTGGTAA